Proteins from a single region of Starkeya sp. ORNL1:
- a CDS encoding TIGR03808 family TAT-translocated repetitive protein, which translates to MTPRSQTRRHFLALAGALAGVAAARPALAAPLALRLVTEFGVKPGVAADQGRALQKALDTVAISGETLYLPAGIYRTSALKAANGTRLAGAPGASRLVSTGDAVLLSGGDGLVLDGLAFEGGGLSVDRGSGVRIRDCVVTGAPGNAIALTGVAGEVSGCTIARAGKAALFAQDSRGLRIEGNNVDGAADNGILVWRSTPGPDGTLVSGNRISGIGMKSGGSGQYGNGINIFRAGNVIVANNRISGCAYSAVRGNAASNLQVLGNNCSGMGEVAIFVEFGFQGAVVASNIVEDAAVGICITNFKEGGRLAVVQGNLVRNLRTGLPPGNDPGGASGVGIVVEADSAVSGNVVEGAPSAGIRLGYGPYLRDVSITGNVVRNAGIGIGVSLVEGAGSAVIADNLISGARDGAIVGLAWEKPLTGDLLAPGARIDPRLTLNGNRSL; encoded by the coding sequence TTGACGCCTCGTTCCCAGACCAGACGACATTTCCTCGCCCTCGCCGGCGCGCTTGCCGGCGTGGCGGCGGCTCGCCCGGCGCTTGCTGCGCCGCTTGCCTTGCGCCTGGTAACCGAGTTCGGGGTGAAGCCGGGCGTCGCCGCCGACCAGGGTCGCGCCTTGCAGAAGGCGTTGGACACCGTGGCCATCAGCGGCGAGACGCTCTATCTGCCCGCCGGCATCTATCGCACCAGCGCCTTGAAGGCGGCGAACGGCACCCGCCTTGCCGGCGCTCCAGGCGCGAGCCGGCTGGTCTCGACCGGCGACGCCGTGCTGCTGAGCGGCGGCGACGGCCTCGTGCTCGACGGGCTCGCCTTCGAGGGCGGCGGCCTGTCGGTGGATCGCGGCAGCGGCGTGCGCATCCGCGACTGCGTGGTGACCGGTGCTCCCGGTAATGCCATCGCGCTCACCGGCGTTGCCGGCGAGGTCTCCGGCTGCACCATCGCCAGGGCCGGCAAGGCGGCGCTGTTCGCGCAGGATTCCAGGGGACTGCGCATCGAGGGCAACAACGTCGATGGCGCCGCCGACAACGGCATATTGGTCTGGCGCTCCACGCCGGGTCCGGACGGCACGCTGGTGAGCGGCAACCGGATCTCCGGCATCGGCATGAAGTCCGGCGGATCGGGACAATATGGCAACGGCATCAACATCTTCCGCGCCGGCAATGTGATCGTCGCCAATAACCGCATCAGCGGCTGCGCGTATTCAGCTGTGCGCGGCAATGCCGCCTCGAACCTCCAGGTGCTGGGCAATAACTGCTCGGGGATGGGCGAGGTGGCGATCTTCGTCGAGTTCGGCTTCCAGGGCGCGGTGGTGGCGAGCAATATCGTCGAGGACGCCGCGGTCGGCATCTGCATCACCAATTTCAAGGAAGGCGGCCGCCTGGCCGTGGTGCAGGGCAATCTGGTGCGCAACCTCAGGACCGGCCTGCCGCCGGGCAATGATCCCGGCGGCGCCAGCGGCGTCGGCATCGTCGTCGAGGCCGACAGCGCGGTCAGCGGCAATGTGGTGGAGGGCGCGCCTTCCGCCGGCATCCGGCTCGGCTACGGACCCTATCTGCGCGACGTGAGCATCACCGGCAACGTGGTGCGCAATGCCGGCATCGGCATCGGCGTGTCGCTGGTCGAGGGCGCGGGTTCGGCGGTGATCGCCGACAATCTGATCTCCGGAGCCAGGGACGGCGCCATTGTCGGCCTCGCCTGGGAGAAACCGCTGACCGGTGACCTGCTCGCTCCCGGCGCGCGGATCGATCCGCGGCTGACGCTGAACGGCAACCGTTCCCTGTAG
- a CDS encoding NAD(P)-binding domain-containing protein — protein MTTIGIIGAGNIGTAFAKALARHGIAATIANSRGPETLAELAQRLGPTITAGTREEASAKDIVLVAVNWSKLPAALEGLDLSGRIVIDASNPIEAPLFKPVDLGGRVSSEVFAELVPGARVVKAFNHLLAPLVAGDPAAEGGKRVLFYSSDDDAAKAEVGALIDELGFAGIDLGSLAVGGRLAQFPGGPLPALNLVKFG, from the coding sequence ATGACCACCATCGGCATCATCGGCGCCGGCAATATCGGCACGGCCTTCGCCAAGGCGCTGGCCAGGCACGGCATCGCGGCCACCATCGCCAATAGCCGCGGCCCGGAAACCCTCGCGGAACTCGCCCAAAGGCTCGGTCCGACCATTACCGCCGGCACGCGTGAAGAGGCTTCGGCCAAGGACATCGTGCTGGTCGCGGTGAACTGGTCGAAGCTGCCGGCCGCGCTCGAAGGCCTCGATCTTTCCGGCCGCATCGTGATCGATGCCAGCAACCCGATCGAGGCGCCGCTGTTCAAGCCTGTCGACCTCGGCGGGCGGGTGTCGAGCGAAGTGTTCGCCGAACTCGTCCCCGGCGCGCGGGTGGTGAAGGCCTTCAACCACCTGTTGGCCCCCCTGGTCGCCGGTGATCCCGCCGCCGAAGGCGGCAAGCGTGTGCTGTTCTATTCGAGCGACGATGATGCCGCGAAAGCCGAGGTCGGCGCGCTGATCGACGAGCTCGGCTTTGCCGGCATCGACCTCGGCAGCCTCGCCGTCGGCGGCCGGCTGGCGCAGTTCCCCGGCGGCCCGCTGCCGGCGCTGAACCTGGTGAAGTTCGGGTAA
- a CDS encoding DUF924 family protein — protein MSHSVPSVCGFWREAGPDRWFAKDEAFDAAFRSRFRDAHFAAAQRELDSWIDGAEGALALMILLDQFPRNAFRGSAHMFATDPLARHFADRAIDRGLDQQLEPEVRAFLYLPFSHSEAPADQERAVALYTALGSDDLEWAIVHRDVIARFGRFPHRNALLGRETRAEEQAFLDGGGFSG, from the coding sequence ATGAGCCATAGCGTCCCTTCCGTCTGCGGTTTCTGGCGCGAGGCCGGGCCGGATCGCTGGTTTGCCAAGGACGAGGCGTTCGATGCCGCCTTCCGGTCACGCTTCCGGGACGCGCACTTCGCCGCCGCGCAACGCGAGCTCGATTCCTGGATCGACGGCGCCGAGGGTGCGCTGGCGCTGATGATCCTGCTCGACCAGTTCCCCCGCAACGCCTTCCGCGGCAGCGCGCACATGTTTGCCACCGACCCGCTGGCGCGGCACTTCGCCGATCGCGCGATTGACCGCGGCCTCGACCAGCAGCTCGAACCTGAGGTGCGGGCGTTCCTCTATCTGCCGTTCAGCCATTCCGAGGCGCCCGCGGACCAGGAGCGCGCCGTCGCGCTCTACACGGCGCTCGGCAGCGACGATCTCGAATGGGCGATCGTGCATCGCGACGTCATCGCCCGCTTCGGCCGTTTTCCGCACCGCAATGCACTGCTCGGACGCGAGACCAGGGCGGAGGAGCAGGCCTTCCTCGACGGCGGCGGCTTTTCGGGCTAA
- a CDS encoding PLP-dependent aminotransferase family protein, with product MQLDTTRPHWMPALDHDGAPLYLQIAGALEAAVADGALRPGDRLPPQRMLAGALGVDLTTITRAYDEARRRRLLDAVTGRGSFVASRGTHPDETIDLGMNIPPAPRGMSLAELIGRDVASLLRGTDADRLMTYHVGPGTEVDRAAGALWLEPLLGKLPVGRIVVAPGAQAALAAVLSLRARAGDTILAEQLTYPGLISAAAQLGLRVVGVETDGEGPLPQALEAACRLHAPRLVYLLPTMQNPTTVTTPEPRRREIVRIAARMRLPILEDDPYSLLAGNAPPAFATLLPQQTTYIATVSKTLTPGLRQAYVVLPAGEGGEALVGALRALDLMPAPLMTALLTRWIREGTAARILEAVRSEAALRQRLATELLPSAAGHRNGLHVWQALPQHWNRHRLIEAARRHGLGVTPSDAFAVEAPAPDAVRISLGAVPDRTRLRDALATLAAIIREERPGGYRVV from the coding sequence GTGCAGCTCGACACCACCCGCCCGCACTGGATGCCGGCGCTCGATCATGATGGCGCGCCGCTCTATCTGCAGATCGCCGGCGCGCTGGAGGCGGCGGTGGCGGATGGGGCGCTGCGTCCCGGCGACCGGCTGCCGCCGCAGCGTATGCTGGCGGGCGCGCTGGGTGTCGATCTAACTACCATCACCCGCGCCTATGACGAGGCGCGGCGGCGCAGGCTGCTCGACGCGGTGACCGGGCGCGGTTCGTTCGTGGCCTCGCGCGGCACGCATCCGGACGAGACCATCGATCTCGGCATGAACATCCCGCCGGCGCCGCGCGGCATGAGCCTCGCCGAGCTGATCGGGCGCGATGTCGCGAGCCTGCTGCGCGGCACCGATGCCGACCGGCTGATGACCTATCATGTCGGCCCCGGCACCGAAGTCGACCGGGCGGCGGGGGCGCTGTGGCTGGAGCCGTTGCTGGGCAAGCTGCCGGTCGGGCGCATCGTCGTCGCCCCGGGCGCGCAGGCGGCGCTTGCCGCGGTGTTGTCGCTGCGCGCCAGGGCCGGCGACACCATACTCGCCGAGCAGCTGACCTATCCCGGCCTCATCAGCGCCGCCGCGCAACTGGGTTTGCGTGTGGTCGGCGTCGAAACCGATGGCGAGGGACCGCTGCCGCAGGCGCTGGAGGCCGCCTGCCGGCTGCATGCTCCGCGCCTCGTCTATCTGCTGCCGACCATGCAGAACCCCACCACCGTCACCACGCCGGAGCCGCGCCGCCGCGAGATCGTGCGCATCGCTGCGCGCATGCGGCTGCCGATCCTGGAGGACGATCCCTACAGCCTGCTGGCGGGTAACGCGCCGCCGGCCTTCGCGACGCTGCTGCCGCAGCAGACCACCTATATCGCCACCGTCTCCAAGACGCTGACGCCGGGGCTGCGGCAAGCCTATGTGGTGTTGCCGGCGGGTGAGGGCGGAGAAGCTCTGGTCGGCGCGCTCCGGGCGCTCGACCTGATGCCGGCGCCGCTGATGACGGCGCTGCTGACGCGCTGGATTCGCGAGGGCACAGCGGCGCGGATACTGGAAGCGGTACGCTCCGAGGCGGCGCTGAGGCAGCGCCTCGCCACCGAACTATTGCCGAGCGCCGCCGGCCACCGGAATGGCCTGCATGTCTGGCAGGCCTTGCCACAGCACTGGAACCGTCATCGCCTGATCGAGGCGGCGCGGCGCCACGGGCTCGGGGTCACCCCGTCTGATGCCTTCGCGGTGGAAGCCCCAGCGCCGGATGCGGTGCGCATCTCGCTCGGTGCGGTGCCCGATCGCACCAGGCTGCGCGACGCATTGGCCACGCTTGCCGCCATCATCCGCGAGGAGCGGCCGGGCGGCTATCGGGTGGTGTGA
- a CDS encoding alpha/beta hydrolase: MASEIESVRALLAGKPRPVGWAERRQRMDEICAIDPPVGDITFSAEEIGGIPAEWSLTPGADPGKVLLYLHGGGYCSGSIRSHRGMVAEIGRTAGVRTLALGYRLAPEHPFPAALDDALAAFRFLRASGIPAARIVIGGDSAGGGLSLATTLSLRAAGEDLPGLLWLLSPWVDLEMTGASMASKDTVDPLIHHDYLVGLAEAYAADADRRDPLVSPLHADLAGLPPTLVQVGACETLLDDAVRIAGELGAANVPATLEIWPDMIHAWPLWWQRLAAGRQAIASAGRFIRERLAG; encoded by the coding sequence ATGGCGAGCGAGATCGAGAGTGTGCGGGCATTGCTCGCCGGCAAGCCGCGGCCGGTCGGCTGGGCCGAGCGCCGGCAGCGCATGGACGAGATCTGCGCGATCGATCCGCCGGTTGGCGACATTACCTTCTCGGCCGAGGAGATCGGCGGGATTCCGGCCGAATGGTCGCTGACGCCCGGTGCTGATCCGGGCAAGGTGCTGCTCTATCTGCATGGCGGCGGCTATTGCTCCGGTTCGATCCGCAGCCATCGCGGTATGGTCGCCGAGATCGGCCGCACTGCAGGCGTGCGCACCTTGGCGCTGGGCTACCGCCTCGCGCCGGAGCACCCCTTCCCCGCCGCGCTCGATGACGCTTTGGCCGCCTTCCGCTTCCTGCGGGCAAGCGGCATCCCCGCGGCGCGGATCGTCATTGGCGGCGACAGTGCCGGCGGCGGGCTCAGCCTCGCCACCACGCTCAGCCTGCGTGCCGCGGGCGAGGATCTGCCCGGCCTGCTCTGGCTGCTCTCCCCTTGGGTGGATCTGGAGATGACCGGCGCCAGCATGGCCTCGAAGGACACCGTCGATCCGCTGATCCATCACGACTATCTGGTGGGGCTGGCCGAAGCTTATGCCGCTGATGCCGACCGCCGCGACCCGCTGGTCTCGCCGCTTCACGCCGATCTCGCCGGCCTGCCGCCGACGCTGGTGCAGGTCGGCGCCTGCGAGACGCTGCTCGACGACGCGGTACGCATCGCCGGCGAGCTCGGCGCCGCCAATGTGCCGGCGACGCTGGAGATCTGGCCGGACATGATCCACGCCTGGCCGCTCTGGTGGCAGCGATTGGCGGCGGGGCGGCAGGCAATCGCCAGCGCCGGCCGGTTCATTCGGGAGAGATTGGCGGGCTGA
- a CDS encoding ChbG/HpnK family deacetylase, whose amino-acid sequence MRQRQTIVLCADDYGMSGGVSDAIEELIVHKRLSATGAMTGLPAWRRRGEGLRRLVAAHPADVGLHLTLTDQHPLTRALGLAVDGRLPSIGRLMRRAFAHTLPLDAVREELRAQLDAFEEVWGGPPDFIDGHQHVHVLPGVRTVVIEEMARRYTGAAFWLRSCHEPVAQARARGVGFGKALTIGTLGLGLEAQAARFGIPTNDSFRGLYDFSERPAYAEVFRRSLTGPGNRILVHCHPGHVDEELRALDPLLEPREREFAYLSSPECGEALDAAGMQLGRFRDIAPVPFRNAA is encoded by the coding sequence GTGCGCCAACGGCAAACGATAGTATTATGTGCCGATGACTACGGTATGAGTGGCGGCGTAAGCGACGCCATAGAAGAACTCATCGTGCACAAACGACTTTCAGCGACTGGGGCGATGACCGGCTTGCCGGCCTGGCGCCGCCGCGGCGAGGGCCTGCGACGGCTGGTCGCCGCGCATCCCGCGGATGTCGGCCTGCATCTCACCTTGACCGACCAGCATCCGCTGACGCGCGCCCTCGGCCTCGCTGTCGACGGGCGACTGCCCTCCATCGGGCGGCTGATGCGCCGCGCCTTCGCCCACACCTTGCCGCTCGACGCGGTGCGCGAGGAACTGCGTGCGCAGCTCGACGCCTTCGAGGAGGTGTGGGGCGGGCCGCCGGATTTCATCGACGGCCACCAGCATGTCCATGTGCTGCCGGGCGTGCGGACCGTGGTGATCGAGGAGATGGCGCGTCGCTATACAGGGGCCGCCTTCTGGCTGCGCTCCTGCCATGAGCCGGTCGCGCAGGCGCGGGCGCGCGGCGTCGGCTTCGGCAAGGCGCTGACCATCGGCACGCTCGGGCTTGGCCTCGAGGCACAAGCCGCCCGGTTCGGCATTCCCACCAATGACAGCTTCCGCGGTCTCTATGATTTCTCCGAGCGGCCGGCCTATGCCGAAGTGTTCCGCCGCAGCCTCACCGGGCCGGGGAACCGCATCCTGGTGCATTGCCATCCCGGCCATGTCGACGAGGAACTGCGCGCGCTTGATCCGCTGCTGGAGCCGCGCGAGCGCGAGTTCGCCTACCTCTCCTCGCCGGAATGCGGCGAGGCCCTGGACGCCGCCGGCATGCAGCTCGGCCGCTTCCGCGACATCGCACCAGTGCCCTTTCGCAACGCCGCCTAG
- a CDS encoding serine hydrolase: MKPAVLAALLLLAAAPAHAEDLPSPPEFSVVPVPPGQFEKALDRLDALAGDIMGKTGIPGMAVAVVKDGVTVYAKGFGVRKNGEPAKVDADTVFQIASLSKSLSATVVAHEVGTSAVTWDTPVVKHLPWFALADPWVTQHVTIADLFAHRSGLPDHAGDVLEDLGYDRKQVLERLRLLPLASFRDTYAYTNFGLTAAAEAVAAADGKDWASLSDEVLYQPLGMNATSSRFADFTARPDRAVGHVKVGGKYEARYQRQPDAQSPAGGVSSNVRDLARWMAMVLGGGQLDGVRIIKEDALLPAITGQMIATPSTTAAARPSLYGYGFGVGVGASGRVTLSHSGGFALGAGTNFLMIPSLGFGIVVLTNAAPIGAAESLAMSFADLVQYGDVTRDWLAAYAPLFAPMVAPEGRLVGAPPPANPAPAASLSAYAGTYANAYFGDAEVALKDGRLALKLGPAGVTYPLSHWDGDTFVFRPSSENAPPGSISTAKFSRGNPATLAIEYLDEDGLGTFSKK; the protein is encoded by the coding sequence ATGAAGCCAGCCGTCCTCGCCGCCCTTCTTCTCCTGGCTGCCGCCCCCGCGCACGCCGAAGATCTGCCGTCGCCACCCGAGTTCTCGGTGGTGCCGGTGCCGCCGGGCCAGTTCGAGAAGGCGCTTGACCGGCTTGATGCGCTCGCCGGCGACATCATGGGCAAGACCGGCATTCCCGGCATGGCGGTCGCCGTGGTGAAGGACGGCGTCACCGTCTATGCCAAGGGCTTCGGCGTGCGCAAGAATGGTGAGCCGGCAAAGGTCGACGCCGACACCGTGTTCCAGATCGCCTCGCTGTCGAAGTCGCTCTCCGCCACCGTGGTCGCCCATGAGGTCGGCACCAGCGCGGTCACCTGGGACACGCCGGTGGTGAAGCACCTGCCCTGGTTCGCGCTGGCGGACCCGTGGGTGACGCAGCACGTCACCATCGCCGATCTGTTCGCCCACCGTTCCGGCCTGCCGGACCATGCCGGCGACGTGCTGGAAGATCTCGGCTACGACCGCAAGCAGGTGCTGGAGCGGCTGCGCCTGTTGCCGCTGGCCAGCTTCCGCGACACCTATGCCTATACCAATTTCGGCCTCACCGCCGCGGCCGAGGCGGTCGCCGCCGCCGACGGCAAGGACTGGGCAAGCCTGTCCGACGAGGTGCTGTACCAGCCGCTCGGCATGAACGCGACCTCCTCGCGCTTCGCCGATTTCACCGCCCGGCCAGACCGCGCCGTCGGCCATGTGAAGGTCGGGGGCAAGTATGAGGCGAGATACCAGCGCCAGCCGGACGCGCAGTCGCCCGCCGGCGGCGTCTCCTCCAATGTGCGCGACCTGGCCCGCTGGATGGCGATGGTGCTGGGCGGCGGCCAGCTCGACGGCGTGCGCATCATCAAGGAGGACGCGCTGTTGCCGGCCATCACCGGGCAGATGATCGCCACGCCCTCGACCACGGCTGCGGCGCGCCCCAGCCTCTATGGCTATGGCTTCGGCGTCGGGGTCGGCGCCTCCGGTCGGGTGACGCTCAGCCATTCCGGCGGCTTCGCACTCGGCGCCGGCACCAATTTCTTGATGATCCCCTCGCTCGGCTTCGGCATCGTCGTGCTCACCAATGCCGCGCCGATCGGAGCGGCGGAATCGCTCGCCATGAGCTTTGCCGACCTTGTGCAGTACGGCGACGTGACGCGCGACTGGCTCGCCGCCTATGCGCCGCTGTTCGCGCCGATGGTGGCGCCGGAGGGCCGGCTTGTCGGCGCGCCGCCGCCGGCCAATCCCGCGCCCGCCGCTAGTCTCAGCGCCTATGCCGGCACCTACGCCAACGCCTATTTTGGCGATGCCGAGGTCGCGCTGAAGGATGGGCGGCTGGCCCTCAAGCTCGGCCCGGCCGGCGTCACCTACCCGCTCAGCCATTGGGACGGCGACACCTTCGTGTTCCGTCCGTCGAGCGAGAATGCCCCGCCGGGCTCGATCTCGACCGCGAAATTCAGCCGCGGCAATCCGGCGACGCTCGCCATTGAATATCTCGACGAGGACGGGCTCGGGACTTTTTCCAAAAAATGA
- a CDS encoding exopolysaccharide biosynthesis protein, whose amino-acid sequence MSSESPYSAAPEAGATEPAATRLSDMLSAIANDTSRERIAIGDLVNVMEERAFGPLMFIFSLPNVLPTPPGTSTVLGAPLIFLTLQLALGRDPWLPRFIADRSIGRREFAGFIEKAAPWLAKAEKLLRPRLGFLAHPPGENIVGIMCFILAVVLVLPIPLGNMLPALAVCVLALGILERDGVWVIAGMTIALGSLGVVWGVVWALVRSALYVITSFFG is encoded by the coding sequence GTGTCGTCCGAAAGCCCATACAGTGCCGCGCCCGAGGCGGGCGCCACCGAGCCGGCCGCCACGCGGCTGTCGGACATGCTGAGCGCCATCGCCAACGACACCAGCCGCGAGCGCATCGCCATTGGCGACCTGGTCAATGTGATGGAGGAGCGCGCCTTCGGCCCGCTGATGTTCATCTTCTCGCTGCCGAACGTGCTGCCGACGCCGCCCGGCACCTCCACGGTCCTCGGCGCGCCACTGATCTTCCTCACGCTCCAGCTTGCGCTCGGTCGCGATCCATGGCTGCCGCGCTTCATCGCCGACCGCTCGATCGGGCGGCGCGAATTCGCCGGCTTCATCGAGAAGGCCGCGCCCTGGCTCGCCAAGGCGGAGAAGCTGCTGCGCCCAAGGCTCGGCTTTCTCGCCCACCCGCCGGGCGAGAATATCGTCGGCATCATGTGCTTCATACTGGCGGTGGTGCTGGTGCTGCCGATCCCGCTCGGCAACATGCTGCCCGCGCTTGCGGTATGCGTGCTCGCGCTCGGCATACTGGAGCGCGACGGCGTGTGGGTGATCGCCGGCATGACGATCGCGCTGGGGTCACTCGGCGTGGTGTGGGGCGTGGTCTGGGCGCTGGTGCGCTCGGCGCTCTACGTCATCACCAGCTTCTTCGGCTGA
- a CDS encoding LysR family transcriptional regulator has translation MESLATLESFVRSAEAGSFSAAARRLALTPAAVSRNVAALERSLGVRLFQRSTRKLALTEAGERFLLAIGGNLDGLRAAIVEATSGGGQPAGVLKVSLSLSFGPNYIVPLLPDFLARYPKVRIDWRFENRPVDLVAEGIDAAIGGGFELAPGIISRVLAPAHIIAVASPAYMANRTPPADPAGLASLDGIVMRSIGTGRVRRWTMRDVHGREMAAELPESIVFNDPAAMVRAALLGLGVTLVAVPDALEHLESGALIRLVPRWYADAGPVSVYYAGRTLLPAKTRAFVDFVTEAFRRQRLAERFAGSLG, from the coding sequence ATGGAAAGTTTGGCCACCCTCGAATCCTTCGTGCGCAGCGCCGAGGCCGGCAGCTTCTCGGCGGCGGCGCGGCGGCTCGCGCTCACTCCCGCCGCGGTGAGCCGCAACGTGGCGGCGCTGGAGCGGAGCCTGGGCGTGCGGCTGTTCCAGCGCTCGACCCGCAAGCTCGCCCTCACCGAGGCCGGCGAGCGTTTCCTCCTCGCCATCGGCGGCAATCTCGACGGGCTGCGGGCGGCGATCGTGGAGGCCACAAGCGGCGGCGGCCAGCCGGCCGGCGTGCTGAAGGTAAGCCTCAGCCTGAGCTTCGGGCCGAACTATATCGTGCCGCTGCTGCCGGATTTCCTCGCCCGCTATCCGAAGGTGCGGATCGACTGGCGCTTCGAGAACCGTCCGGTCGACCTCGTGGCGGAAGGCATCGACGCCGCCATCGGCGGCGGCTTCGAACTGGCACCGGGTATCATTTCCCGCGTGCTGGCGCCGGCACACATCATCGCCGTCGCCTCCCCCGCCTATATGGCAAATCGCACGCCGCCGGCCGATCCGGCCGGCCTTGCAAGCCTCGACGGCATCGTCATGCGCTCGATCGGCACCGGGCGGGTGCGGCGCTGGACCATGCGTGATGTCCATGGGCGGGAAATGGCGGCAGAACTGCCGGAGAGCATCGTATTCAACGATCCCGCCGCCATGGTGCGGGCGGCGCTGCTCGGGCTCGGCGTCACGCTGGTCGCGGTGCCGGACGCACTCGAGCATCTGGAGAGCGGCGCGCTGATACGCCTGGTGCCGCGCTGGTACGCCGATGCCGGACCGGTCTCGGTCTACTATGCCGGGCGCACGCTGCTGCCGGCCAAGACCCGCGCCTTCGTCGATTTCGTCACCGAGGCCTTCCGGCGGCAGCGCCTCGCCGAGCGTTTTGCGGGAAGTCTGGGCTAG
- a CDS encoding DUF983 domain-containing protein — MSNTVTSETRWPKLSPMETGIRGRCPRCGQGRLFKGFLTLAPRCESCGLDYSFADPADGPAFFVICFGCIPAVMFGLWIEVAFQAPYWVHLVTTLPFLLLTCVPPLRPLKGWLVASQYYYKAEEGQRVLATAPAAKPVHTTR, encoded by the coding sequence ATGTCCAACACCGTCACATCGGAAACCCGCTGGCCGAAGCTGTCTCCCATGGAGACCGGCATTCGCGGCCGCTGTCCGCGCTGTGGCCAGGGCCGGCTGTTCAAGGGCTTCCTCACCCTCGCGCCGCGCTGCGAATCCTGCGGGCTCGATTATTCCTTCGCCGACCCGGCGGACGGACCGGCCTTCTTCGTCATCTGCTTCGGCTGCATACCCGCGGTGATGTTCGGGCTGTGGATCGAGGTGGCATTCCAGGCGCCCTATTGGGTGCATCTGGTGACCACGCTGCCCTTCCTGCTGCTCACCTGCGTGCCGCCGCTGCGGCCGCTGAAGGGCTGGCTGGTGGCGAGCCAATACTACTACAAGGCCGAGGAGGGCCAGCGCGTGCTGGCGACCGCCCCGGCCGCGAAGCCCGTTCACACCACCCGATAG
- a CDS encoding glycosyltransferase family 2 protein gives MRQEDLEESVHVPHARAARFISIVVPVYNESGCLEALHRRLSLTLDAYPDMEREFVFVDDGSRDDSFATLAMLGAHDPAIRALRFARNFGKEAAMAAGLRAARGEIVVLMDSDLQHPPEVIPQMIEAWRRGAQMVNAVRHSRDTDPLSRRLFSRGFYHFFRMMCDVHIPEGAGDFRLFDRRVVDAINSLPERNRFMKGITSWVGFRQEEVEFEVAERAAGVSSFSFIRLLRYAIDGLSSFSMVPLRVWSLAGVGLAVMSALYGIYLIGETLFLGVRTPGFASIMVGMLFLSGVQLISLGVIGEYIGRIFTEVKHRPLYLVADEIGGQRQAQSTLPPASPVSLSPALDEIAS, from the coding sequence ATGAGACAAGAAGACCTAGAAGAATCCGTCCATGTTCCTCACGCAAGGGCAGCTCGGTTCATTTCAATTGTGGTGCCGGTCTATAACGAATCAGGCTGCCTGGAAGCACTGCACCGACGTCTTTCCCTTACGCTTGATGCCTATCCCGACATGGAGCGAGAGTTCGTATTCGTCGATGATGGCAGCCGCGACGACAGTTTCGCCACTCTGGCGATGCTCGGCGCCCACGATCCGGCGATCCGGGCGCTGCGATTCGCCCGCAATTTCGGCAAGGAGGCCGCCATGGCGGCGGGTCTTCGCGCCGCCCGCGGCGAAATCGTGGTGCTGATGGATTCCGATCTCCAGCATCCGCCGGAGGTCATCCCGCAAATGATCGAGGCGTGGCGGCGCGGCGCCCAGATGGTGAATGCGGTGCGCCATTCGCGCGATACCGATCCGCTCAGCCGTCGCCTGTTCAGCCGCGGCTTCTATCATTTCTTCCGCATGATGTGCGACGTGCATATCCCCGAGGGCGCCGGCGACTTCCGCCTGTTCGACCGCCGCGTCGTCGACGCCATCAACTCGCTGCCCGAGCGCAACCGCTTCATGAAGGGCATTACCTCCTGGGTCGGCTTCCGCCAGGAAGAGGTCGAGTTCGAGGTGGCCGAGCGCGCCGCCGGCGTCAGCTCCTTCTCCTTCATCCGGCTGCTGCGCTACGCCATCGACGGCCTGTCGAGCTTCTCAATGGTGCCGCTGCGGGTCTGGTCGCTGGCCGGCGTCGGGCTCGCCGTAATGTCGGCGCTCTATGGTATCTACCTCATCGGCGAGACACTGTTCCTCGGCGTGCGCACGCCGGGTTTCGCCTCCATCATGGTCGGCATGCTGTTCCTCTCCGGCGTGCAGCTCATCAGCCTCGGCGTCATCGGCGAATATATCGGCCGCATCTTCACCGAGGTGAAACACCGTCCGCTCTATCTGGTCGCCGACGAGATCGGTGGCCAGCGCCAGGCCCAATCCACCCTGCCTCCTGCCTCGCCCGTCTCCCTCTCCCCCGCGCTCGACGAGATCGCTTCGTGA